A single window of Polaribacter sp. SA4-10 DNA harbors:
- a CDS encoding DUF3078 domain-containing protein — MKKLSILFLLVFISFSANTQTAEELKKEQAPKKAQIAKLQGEVNALQAKINALPGWRKGAFGTVGASLSGFKNWYSKTASNSSAGNIGITVNGFANLIEDKFFWRNSGAVNLGWVKLDDKDIATDSGDFEIATDVFTISSLYGKRLNKKWALSALGEYRTTLLDNFNNPGFLDLGIGFTWTPAERLVVVMHPANYNMIFSKGESVYSSSAGAKIVADYTAKYNKVSVKSNLSIFQSYKDGDLSNWNWTNSLGYTLWKGIGVGFELGLRNNKQEALNNALADDATATFSSIDNKLQSYWLFGMSYGF; from the coding sequence ATTAAAAAAAGAACAAGCTCCTAAAAAAGCACAAATTGCTAAATTACAAGGAGAAGTAAATGCCTTACAAGCTAAAATTAACGCACTTCCAGGTTGGAGAAAAGGTGCTTTTGGCACCGTTGGTGCTAGTCTTTCTGGTTTTAAAAACTGGTATTCTAAAACAGCTTCAAATTCATCTGCAGGAAATATTGGAATTACTGTAAATGGTTTTGCTAACTTAATTGAAGATAAATTTTTCTGGAGAAACTCCGGTGCAGTTAATCTTGGATGGGTTAAATTAGATGACAAAGATATTGCTACTGATAGTGGGGATTTTGAAATTGCAACAGATGTTTTTACAATTTCTTCTTTATATGGTAAGAGGTTAAATAAAAAATGGGCTTTGTCTGCTTTAGGTGAATACAGAACTACTTTATTAGACAACTTTAACAACCCTGGCTTTTTAGATTTAGGTATTGGTTTTACATGGACGCCAGCAGAAAGATTGGTTGTTGTTATGCATCCTGCCAATTATAATATGATTTTCAGTAAAGGTGAAAGTGTGTATAGCTCTTCTGCGGGTGCTAAAATAGTAGCAGATTATACTGCTAAATATAATAAAGTAAGTGTAAAGTCTAACCTATCTATTTTTCAAAGTTATAAAGACGGAGATTTATCTAACTGGAATTGGACAAACTCTTTAGGTTACACACTTTGGAAAGGAATTGGAGTTGGTTTTGAACTTGGTTTACGTAATAATAAACAAGAAGCTTTAAACAATGCTTTAGCGGATGATGCAACTGCAACTTTTAGTTCTATAGACAACAAGTTACAATCTTATTGGTTATTTGGAATGAGTTATGGATTCTAA
- a CDS encoding CNNM domain-containing protein: MTLLIIYATFSVFFSFLCSILEAVLLSVTPTFINLKKSEGHSFASELEILKKDVDKPLIAILTLNTIAHTVGAILVGVQAKVAYAEMYGSSTKTIFGIVINEDIMVGIVSALMTILILVTSEIIPKTIGATYWKQLSGFTTTALKVLIFPLKWTGILWVLQLTTKLIGGKGHGSILSREGFLVMTDMAEKDGVFQKNEGRVIRNLLGFKEIKVKDVMTPRTVLKTADENDTIQSFYDSNKTLRFSRIPVFSKDPDNISGYFLKDNLLEAIINGNGEEKLATIRRSIIITNRDLSIPNLFDKLIEEKEHIALVVDEYGSVSGIVSQEDVIETLLGLEIMDESDSVADLQSYARKSWENRAKRMGIIEGEI; this comes from the coding sequence ATGACATTATTAATAATTTACGCAACTTTTTCTGTTTTCTTTTCGTTTTTGTGTTCAATTCTTGAAGCTGTACTTTTAAGTGTTACACCAACCTTTATCAATTTAAAAAAGAGCGAAGGACATAGTTTTGCATCAGAATTAGAAATCTTAAAAAAAGATGTAGATAAACCTCTTATTGCTATTTTAACTCTAAACACAATTGCACACACTGTTGGTGCTATTTTAGTTGGTGTACAAGCCAAAGTTGCTTACGCAGAAATGTATGGCAGTAGTACAAAAACTATTTTTGGCATTGTAATAAATGAAGATATTATGGTAGGTATTGTGTCTGCATTAATGACTATTTTAATTTTAGTAACTTCAGAAATTATACCAAAAACAATAGGCGCAACTTATTGGAAACAGTTATCAGGTTTTACAACTACAGCTTTAAAAGTCTTAATTTTCCCTTTGAAGTGGACAGGAATTTTATGGGTTTTACAATTAACAACAAAATTAATTGGTGGTAAAGGACATGGTAGTATTTTAAGTAGAGAAGGTTTTTTAGTGATGACAGACATGGCTGAAAAAGACGGTGTTTTTCAAAAGAATGAAGGTAGAGTTATTAGAAATTTATTAGGCTTTAAAGAAATTAAAGTAAAAGATGTAATGACCCCAAGAACCGTTTTAAAAACTGCTGATGAAAACGATACTATTCAGTCTTTTTATGACAGTAATAAAACATTGCGTTTTTCTAGGATTCCTGTTTTTTCTAAAGATCCAGATAATATTTCTGGGTATTTCTTAAAAGACAATTTATTGGAAGCAATAATTAATGGAAATGGTGAAGAAAAATTAGCAACTATAAGAAGAAGTATAATAATTACAAATAGAGATTTATCTATTCCTAATTTGTTTGATAAATTAATAGAAGAGAAAGAGCATATTGCTTTGGTTGTAGATGAATATGGTTCTGTAAGCGGAATCGTTTCTCAGGAAGATGTTATTGAAACGCTATTAGGTTTAGAGATTATGGATGAAAGTGATTCTGTTGCAGACTTGCAATCTTACGCAAGAAAATCTTGGGAAAACCGTGCAAAAAGAATGGGAATTATTGAAGGTGAAATTTAA